The genomic DNA GCGTTGGTTCGCTTATCACGGAATCTTCCTGAAACGTGGCCTGCTGACGTCGAGGTAATTCGGGGAGATGTCACTTTTCCGGCTTCTCTTGCCGAAGCCTGCACGGGAGTCGGAACCGTTGTCCATTCAGCTGGATTCGCGCATACGGATAGAGGCAAAGACACCGACAGCCTGCATCAACTGATTAATTTTGAAGGAACAAAAGCGCTTGTCGACGAAGCGTTGTCTGCAGGCGTTTCCCATTTCATTCTCCTCAGTACGGTAAAAGCAGTCGGCCCTCCACGGCGTTCTCGAGTCAATGAAGACTGGCCGGTATTTCCCGATACCGAATATGGACGGGCCAAACGACAGGCAGAAGAGTACCTGCTTGCCGCAGCAACACAGGCCGGTATCCATGCAACCGTACTTCGCCCTGCCCTCGTCTACGGCTGTGGAGTCAAAGGAAATCTCAAAGCTCTTATCACAAAGATAGCCCGGGTTCGGCCTGCCATTCTCCCCGGAATTACCAACCAGCGCTCACTTATACACGTCGAAGATCTCACCCAGGCCATTCTGCTCGCGGCTCGAAATCCCAGAGCAGCCGGCCGAGTCTACAATGTGACGGATGGACAAACCTACTCCACCACCGACATCCTCAACGCTGCTTGTCATGCCATCGGAACGTCCCCCAAGATACTCCCGCTCCCTCGCTTCCTCACCAACATCCTGGCTCAATGCGTTCCCGTCACCGATAAAATCTTTGGCTATGCTGACTACGATAGCACACGCATACACGAGGAGCTTGGCTTTACGCCCCAAAATACCCTGCAATCCTGCATGAGCGAAATGGTGGACGAATGCCTCCGGCTCGAAGAAGAACAAGACACACTTCCAACGTTGAGCAAGTGAAATATTCGAGGCCGTTAAAGCAAACACATGGCAGTCTTGGTCTTTGAACGCAAATGCAATCCATTTGCACCGAAAACGCAATACACTGTCAGCCAGGGCATGCCTATTGTATCAATATGCAAAATTGATTTCCGATAACCCAAAGCGCATCTGTATCCTGACATCCATCAGGCACGAAACCTGACAGGCTATCAAGAGACCGATCCGGATGACTTGCATACGGAATAATCTTAACGGCTTGGTCCTCTATGGTTTGACGATAGGTGGTGTACGCAGTCGAATCGATATATTCGATATTGAAAATCCCGACACCGGCTGATGTGTACTGGGGCAGAAGCGACAATCGATATGTCCGATCTTCCTGTGTTGAATGATAAAACAGATCTTCCATCCCGAGTCCGTCAATAGTCGTCAAATATATTGCTGTCTGTGCCTCGTCGGCGTCATCAATAATAGCCTCTCCATTTTGAGGAAAAATCAATGCGCTCGGAATGCTCGCTTTCAGCGTCTGGGATATTTGACCAACAAGAGTAATCATACGATTTGCCGCCGTCGTCAGATCAAGCTCACCGGGACCATCCGGGTCGTCGGACCAATACCAGTATGCGTCGATGATATCGAGATAGACCCCATCAAACCCTGCCGCGACAATACGTTGCACATATGGAAGCAATACCGTGTTAAACCAATCATCCTCCCAATAGCGTACCTTGTAGTTGCCGCCCCAGTCGGGATTTTCCGGACCAAGCCATGTCGGAGGATTCGTCTTCCATGTGGATTGCCAATAAAATCGATAATCTTCTGCTTCACCAATACTGAAATAACACAACACTTTCTTTCCACTGGATTTGATGAGTGCAATCTCAGCCGGAGTATAAGCGCTGCCATCCGTACCATCGCGTGAATAATCCATAACGATCAGATCATAGGGTGATGCTGCCAGCGTGGCAGGGTCAGCGTTTTGAAGCTGATATCCCCAGGAACAGACCGAAGCCATGTTGGAAGCGGCTTGTGCTACGACGCAAAATCCCAAGAGCACCCAGAGGCTACAGCTCCAAAGAATGAATCGTGTGCGCATGGAATCTCCTTGATAGAAGAGGATAAACTCAACGGTGTTGACGACACCGTATAGCTTAACACATTACCAGAACAACAAACACCATCCGTAAACCTGGTTAAAGCAAACAGCATATGTAGTTAAATGTGTATAAAATTGCGAAGAGAATTTCAGGACGTCACGTTACCAAAAAACACGAGAAAAATTATGACAAACACAATTTGCGTTATCGATGCTGCCGTCACCTGCGTCAAAAAATTACGAAAGAATATGCAAGTTCAGGTAAAATCACTTTAAGGTGATGGTGGTACGCTCAACATGCAGCTCAGGGACGACATCCTTGAACGTTATATGCCGGCAATATTCATTTTTGAATCATTATTTTACGAAGACCAACCGCTCATGTGACACATCTCATATCTTACCCAGACCATTCAACTCGCTATTTGAAATCACAACGTGTCTGATCACATCAAAGTAACTGGAAAGTAATCCAACTCCTTCACCGGCATTCCCATGTTGCCTACCTTGCTCTCAGATATTTCCCCCAAAACTCCCGAACCCTCGATTTTTCACCAGTGCCCTCGTCCGCTAGATCTCTACAACTGACAAAATATTCGATAAAGTCGATTACAATCGATCACGCATATATGGCGAGTCTGGTTTAATTCTCAACAATTCGCTCCAAAACCATCAATACCCCCAATATAGATAGCCAAATTATTTTATGCAAAGCATATGTATAATACACCGTTAGAACACCATTTAGTCTGCATCAAGAGAATAAAACAGCTCAACAAATTCATACAATTATTCTTTTTCAAATTACAACATACAATTCAACAATAACATAAACAATATACATTTCCTACACAGGAGGGAAATCCCCCCTAGGATACGAGCGCCAAAAGAATCGACTTGATAATTTTTTTTTTCTTTGCCACAACGTCGCTCTACGTATCAAAATTTACATTTAAACATATAAATTAAGGTTAAATATCCGCTATGACATCGGGAGCAAGAAAGGTACTTGAAGGAAAAGACGATTTTCTTTTTTTATATAATGACACGAATAATGTTATCGAACAAATCACAGGAAAAACATCTCTTCCACAGACGCTTCAAGAACAGTGGAAAAGAGAACAAGACAGAAGATTTGATTATTGCAAACAGTACAATGCCAAGTACATCCTGTTTATAATACCAAATAAACATTGCGTATACAATGAGTACCTCCCTGAAAACATTGTTCTCTCAGAAGACAGAACTGCAACGAGAATACAGAATGTAGCAAATCACGTATTCTACCCTAATAAAATTATCTCTCGATTCAAAGAAAACCATCTTTTATACTATAAAAACGACTCCCATTGGACAGAACTTGGACTTACTCACAGCTGGAACGCCCTTTCATCTCTACTAGAACTCGATCTTCAACTCGACACATCAAATATTATTAAAGAGAATGGATTTATCGGAGACCTTGGAAATAAATTTTCTCCACACAGAATTTCCTCGTCCGAACGTCTTGCCATCCCATCTCATGTCACGGAAACGTGGAAGAATGGATTTGAAAATCGAGGAAACATCAGAATATTCACCAATACGAATACAGAACTTAAAACATGCATCCTCTTTGGTGATTCTTTCTCCAACATGCATCTCCATAGAATTGCTGAATACTTTTCAAAATTATATTTTTTCCATACCAATCTTTTCTCTGAAGAAGAGATTCAAAAATTACAACCTGATGTTGTTATCAATTGCAATGTCGAACGTTTTTTCTGGGCTCCTCCTCAACCATGCAGGAGCGTCTTTTTCTATGAGTTTCTTGATTATGTCGAAGCAGGAAAATACGATTCAGATGCCTTTCGCTTCTTTCTAAATACAAAATATAACAGTGTATACCCTCGTTATATTTACACAAGAATGAAAGAGCTCTGCATTGACCACATACGCCTCCAAGATAAAAATCAAAACCCCAAGATCTTCTTTTCTCTACACTCTGTGGACATGAGTCATGAAGACATCCCCACAGATTCCAGCATTGATAAATATACGATGTCGTTTCAATGCTTCAAAAAATATACGAAATTAAAAGAGAAGAAAGACACGAATGATGCAATACTTTTTCTCAAAAAAGCGACAGAACTTTATCCGGAAGGCCATAACTATTTTTACCAATTGAGCCTCGAATACGACCGGCAAGGCATGTTCTATGAATCATTAATTCACGCACAAAAATCTGTTGTTCTACAAGAGAATAAAACAGAATACCTGCATCACTTGGGGAATATACTATTTAAGATGGGTTGTTACAAAGAATCTTACATTTATCAAGAGCGTGCTGTGGAGATGAACCCGGAATCACATGGCGCACTCTATCAACTCAGCAGACTGCATACGATCGAAAAACGCTATGCCGAGGCTCTTAAGGCAATAAAAAAGGCAATCGAATTCAAACAAGACAACCCATATTATTATGGACAACTTGGTGATACATTGCTCAATACCGACAACCCGGCTGCAGCAATCGAAGCATATCGGCAAGTAATAAAACGCAATCCCAACATAACGACAACATATGCCCAGCTTGCACTTGCCCATGAACGATGCAACCAGCTCGATAAAGCGATCATACACATAAAAAAAGCGCTTGAATTGGCTCCACAGAACACCACATATCAAAAAACACATGAACGCCTTAAGGACAACGGTTGAGAGCTATGCCCTAGATCGTCAGAGGATAAACGCTATACAGTAGCTCAAAACCTTCGTTGCTCCTTCTCTTGCGTCTTGTCTCCAATTGAAATTCAGTTGAGAAGTCCCACTCTTACTATTAAATTGCGTGAATAAACGTATAAAGCGTTAACACTCCATATCGAAAGAGAGAAATCATGGGAAAAAAAATTCTTGTACTGGGTGTCGGAAATATCCTTTATACCGACGAAGGCGTCGGTGTCGCTTGCGTCAATGCTTTACAGGAAGCGTACGAATTTTCTGACAACATCACCTTACTTGATGGCGGTACGCTCGGCATGCGGCTGATGGAATATTTGCTTGAATGCGATGTTGCCATCGTTCTTGATGCGGTATTGTGCGATGACGAACCAGGTACAATTTACAGACTGACCGGAGATGACCTTCGCAAGAGCCTTGCCTTCAAAGATTCCATGCATCAAAGCGATCTCGTCGATACACTCATCTCATGCGAACTCATTGGAAAACGTCCAGATTGTGTCGTTATCGGCATTGAACCGGTTGACTTTCAGACCATGCATCATGGGATCACGGAACAACTCCAGGACCGTCTTCCCGCAATGATGGATTTTGCGCTCAAAGAAATTCAGCAAGCTGGTGGAGAATGGACGGCGAGGAAGTAAATATTGTTAGATTGACATCCTCCCCGCCCTGAAGGCCGAGGATTCCAAACAGAGTCGTTAAACGGCTCTTTTGGCGGGTTCCTGCTTCAACGTGGGCGCTTGAGCCTTTCCCACTCCACAGGCTGACACGGCTTGCCCAGCCGTCAAAATATTCAAAGCGCCCACAAAATCTGAATTCGCAGTGTAGTCGCATTCAACACAAGCGAAGTTCGCTTGAGTCTTTCTGTTGTTTTTTGATGTGTGTCCGCATTTCGGGCACGTTCTTGACGTATTTTGGGNNNNNNNNNNNNNNNNNNNNNNNNNNNNNNNNNNNNNNNNNNNNNNNNNNNNNNNNNNNNNNNNNNNNNNNNNNNNNNNNNNNNNNNNNNNNNNNNNNNNNNNNNNNNNNNNNNNNNNNNNNNNNNNNNNNNNNNNNNNNNNNNNNNNNNNNNNNNNNNNNNNNNNNNNNNNNNNNNNNNNNNNNNNNNNNNNNNNNNNNNNNNNNNNNNNNNNNNNNNNNNNNNNNNNNNNNNNNNNNNNNNNNNNNNNNNNNNNNNNNNNNNNNNNNNNNNNNNNNNNNNNNNNNNNNNNNNNNNNNNNNNNNNNNNNNNNNNNNNNNNNNNNNNNNNNNNNNNNNNNNNNNNNNNNNAACCGCGTGATTTTTGCTTATTGCAGTACTGATTTTGTGCAAGTAGTCATTCCTTGCGTCAGCAATACGAATATGGAGATTTGACACGTGAAGTTTCTATTTCTTCCAGTTCGATGAACCTTTTACTTTGCGAGAAAGTCTACGTTGCTCCTTAGCAAGTTTCTTTTCCAGCTTTTTAAAACTGTTCAACGGTTCAAAGTACGAACCATCGGACAACGTCGCAAAACGTTTTATGCCCATATCTACGCCAACAACAGACGTTGATAGATGGACAGGGGCTTTCATTTCAATTTCACACTGGATAGATACGAACCAATGTTTTCCACGCTTTGAAACCGTTGCATTCTTTAGCGTGCCTTCTATCTCCCTTGATTTGTGGAATTGAAGCCAGCCAATTTTCGGGAGAAAAATACGCGATCCATCTATCTTGAATCCTTGTGGATAGCGAAACGAATCATGTTGTCCTTTTTTCTTGAATCGTGGGAACCGCTTTGGGGACTTCTTGTCAAAAGCGTTTTGAATCGCTCTGTCCAAGTCTTTTAGAACTTGTTGCAATGCCTGTGAAGGCGACTCTTTCAGCCATTCTGTTTCAACATCAGATTTCCATGTCTGTAATTCTGTATTCAGTTTCACATAGCGAAGACAATATTCACTTGAAT from Desulfovibrio inopinatus DSM 10711 includes the following:
- a CDS encoding NAD-dependent epimerase/dehydratase family protein; protein product: MYTPTHSEPWLVTGATGFIGHHIMTALLEAGIPVRALVRLSRNLPETWPADVEVIRGDVTFPASLAEACTGVGTVVHSAGFAHTDRGKDTDSLHQLINFEGTKALVDEALSAGVSHFILLSTVKAVGPPRRSRVNEDWPVFPDTEYGRAKRQAEEYLLAAATQAGIHATVLRPALVYGCGVKGNLKALITKIARVRPAILPGITNQRSLIHVEDLTQAILLAARNPRAAGRVYNVTDGQTYSTTDILNAACHAIGTSPKILPLPRFLTNILAQCVPVTDKIFGYADYDSTRIHEELGFTPQNTLQSCMSEMVDECLRLEEEQDTLPTLSK
- a CDS encoding MJ1477/TM1410 family putative glycoside hydrolase, which gives rise to MRTRFILWSCSLWVLLGFCVVAQAASNMASVCSWGYQLQNADPATLAASPYDLIVMDYSRDGTDGSAYTPAEIALIKSSGKKVLCYFSIGEAEDYRFYWQSTWKTNPPTWLGPENPDWGGNYKVRYWEDDWFNTVLLPYVQRIVAAGFDGVYLDIIDAYWYWSDDPDGPGELDLTTAANRMITLVGQISQTLKASIPSALIFPQNGEAIIDDADEAQTAIYLTTIDGLGMEDLFYHSTQEDRTYRLSLLPQYTSAGVGIFNIEYIDSTAYTTYRQTIEDQAVKIIPYASHPDRSLDSLSGFVPDGCQDTDALWVIGNQFCILIQ
- a CDS encoding tetratricopeptide repeat protein, which gives rise to MTSGARKVLEGKDDFLFLYNDTNNVIEQITGKTSLPQTLQEQWKREQDRRFDYCKQYNAKYILFIIPNKHCVYNEYLPENIVLSEDRTATRIQNVANHVFYPNKIISRFKENHLLYYKNDSHWTELGLTHSWNALSSLLELDLQLDTSNIIKENGFIGDLGNKFSPHRISSSERLAIPSHVTETWKNGFENRGNIRIFTNTNTELKTCILFGDSFSNMHLHRIAEYFSKLYFFHTNLFSEEEIQKLQPDVVINCNVERFFWAPPQPCRSVFFYEFLDYVEAGKYDSDAFRFFLNTKYNSVYPRYIYTRMKELCIDHIRLQDKNQNPKIFFSLHSVDMSHEDIPTDSSIDKYTMSFQCFKKYTKLKEKKDTNDAILFLKKATELYPEGHNYFYQLSLEYDRQGMFYESLIHAQKSVVLQENKTEYLHHLGNILFKMGCYKESYIYQERAVEMNPESHGALYQLSRLHTIEKRYAEALKAIKKAIEFKQDNPYYYGQLGDTLLNTDNPAAAIEAYRQVIKRNPNITTTYAQLALAHERCNQLDKAIIHIKKALELAPQNTTYQKTHERLKDNG
- a CDS encoding HyaD/HybD family hydrogenase maturation endopeptidase, translating into MGKKILVLGVGNILYTDEGVGVACVNALQEAYEFSDNITLLDGGTLGMRLMEYLLECDVAIVLDAVLCDDEPGTIYRLTGDDLRKSLAFKDSMHQSDLVDTLISCELIGKRPDCVVIGIEPVDFQTMHHGITEQLQDRLPAMMDFALKEIQQAGGEWTARK
- a CDS encoding zinc ribbon domain-containing protein, whose protein sequence is QNTSRTCPKCGHTSKNNRKTQANFACVECDYTANSDFVGALNILTAGQAVSACGVGKAQAPTLKQEPAKRAV
- a CDS encoding RNA-guided endonuclease InsQ/TnpB family protein, with protein sequence SSEYCLRYVKLNTELQTWKSDVETEWLKESPSQALQQVLKDLDRAIQNAFDKKSPKRFPRFKKKGQHDSFRYPQGFKIDGSRIFLPKIGWLQFHKSREIEGTLKNATVSKRGKHWFVSIQCEIEMKAPVHLSTSVVGVDMGIKRFATLSDGSYFEPLNSFKKLEKKLAKEQRRLSRKVKGSSNWKK